A window of Auraticoccus monumenti contains these coding sequences:
- a CDS encoding HAD-IIA family hydrolase, which translates to MDGVLVHEQHAIPGAAEFIAALRRNDRRFLVLTNNSIFTARDLRARLAATGIDLPEENIWTSALATAAFLAEQASERTAYVIGEAGLTSALHEAGFVLTDQQPEYVVLGETRTYSFEAITKAIRLLLAGAKFIATNPDATGPSTEGPLPATGSVAALITRATGVEPYYVGKPNPLMMRSSLNRIDAHSETTVMIGDRMDTDVVSGLEAGLRTVLVLTGSTTRTGVDAYPYRPTHVLDSIADVVPLVERWAPSAEELAGG; encoded by the coding sequence ATGGATGGCGTGCTGGTGCACGAGCAGCACGCCATCCCCGGGGCCGCCGAGTTCATCGCGGCCCTGCGGCGCAACGACCGGCGCTTCCTGGTGCTGACCAACAACTCCATCTTCACCGCCCGCGACCTGCGGGCCCGGCTGGCCGCCACCGGCATCGACCTGCCGGAGGAGAACATCTGGACCTCCGCGCTGGCCACCGCCGCCTTCCTGGCCGAGCAGGCCAGCGAGCGCACCGCCTACGTGATCGGCGAGGCCGGGCTCACCTCGGCGCTGCACGAGGCCGGCTTCGTCCTGACCGACCAGCAGCCGGAGTACGTGGTGCTGGGGGAGACCCGCACCTACTCCTTCGAGGCCATCACCAAGGCGATCCGGCTGCTGCTCGCCGGGGCCAAGTTCATCGCCACCAACCCCGACGCCACCGGACCCTCCACCGAGGGGCCGCTGCCGGCCACCGGGTCGGTGGCCGCGCTGATCACCAGGGCCACCGGGGTCGAGCCGTACTACGTCGGCAAGCCGAACCCGCTGATGATGCGTTCCTCGTTGAACCGGATCGACGCCCACTCCGAGACCACGGTGATGATCGGGGACCGGATGGACACCGACGTCGTCTCCGGGCTCGAGGCGGGGCTGCGCACGGTGCTCGTGCTCACCGGCTCGACCACCCGGACCGGGGTCGACGCCTACCCCTACCGGCCCACCCACGTGCTGGACTCGATCGCCGACGTGGTGCCGCTGGTGGAGCGGTGGGCGCCCTCGGCCGAAGAGCTCGCCGGAGGGTGA
- a CDS encoding DUF5709 domain-containing protein: protein MTQYNEDVPDESEQLDQGEFHRTLEGEKPGEDPLDQGWVAPDGWSAAEGYGNTVTEQREGETLDMRLAQEVPDVSIDDDLPGEQSLDSDTTAEDLVDPDRGLGGEVGDARAGRLTDVSGGEGTGVPDEEADLVGMDVGIDNAGAGAEEAAVHVIDDDVVTLPDDPDLQV from the coding sequence ATGACGCAGTACAACGAGGACGTCCCCGACGAGTCCGAGCAGCTGGACCAGGGCGAGTTCCACCGCACCCTGGAGGGCGAGAAGCCCGGCGAGGACCCGCTGGACCAGGGCTGGGTCGCCCCGGACGGCTGGTCGGCGGCCGAGGGCTACGGCAACACCGTCACCGAGCAGCGCGAGGGGGAGACCCTGGACATGCGGCTCGCCCAGGAGGTGCCGGACGTCAGCATCGACGACGACCTCCCCGGCGAGCAGTCGCTGGACTCCGACACCACCGCGGAGGACCTGGTGGACCCCGACCGCGGTCTCGGCGGCGAGGTGGGTGACGCCCGCGCGGGCCGCCTGACCGACGTCTCCGGCGGCGAGGGCACGGGTGTCCCGGACGAGGAGGCGGACCTGGTCGGGATGGACGTCGGCATCGACAACGCCGGGGCCGGCGCGGAGGAGGCCGCCGTGCACGTCATCGACGACGACGTGGTCACCCTCCCCGACGACCCCGACCTGCAGGTCTGA
- a CDS encoding 16S rRNA (uracil(1498)-N(3))-methyltransferase yields the protein MTDPLFLHPLDPPPAVGDTVLLDGPEGRHAATVRRLAVGETVLLADGAGHGVRGEVVGTDRSSVRVLVQELRTETSRPWHVTVVQALPKGERAELAVEVLTEIGVDAVVPWQSARSIVRWSGERGEKSRAKWQAAAREAAKQSRRLSVPVVEPVRSTRQLAERLGGVDHVLVLHESADTSLAAVAPPPGGTLALVVGPEGGITDDELALLAAVGGRPVLLGDTVLRTSTAGVVAVAQLLALAGGAGTA from the coding sequence ATGACTGACCCGCTGTTCCTGCACCCCCTCGACCCGCCGCCCGCGGTGGGGGACACCGTCCTGCTGGACGGCCCCGAGGGGCGTCACGCCGCCACGGTGCGCCGGCTGGCGGTGGGGGAGACGGTGCTGCTGGCCGACGGCGCCGGGCACGGGGTGCGCGGGGAGGTGGTCGGCACCGACCGCTCCTCGGTCCGCGTGCTGGTGCAGGAGCTGCGCACCGAGACCTCCCGGCCCTGGCACGTCACGGTGGTGCAGGCGCTGCCCAAGGGCGAGCGGGCCGAGCTCGCGGTCGAGGTGCTGACCGAGATCGGCGTCGACGCCGTGGTGCCGTGGCAGTCCGCGCGCTCGATCGTGCGCTGGTCCGGGGAGCGCGGGGAGAAGTCCCGCGCGAAGTGGCAGGCGGCCGCCCGCGAGGCGGCCAAGCAGTCCCGACGCCTCAGCGTGCCCGTGGTCGAACCGGTGCGCAGCACCCGCCAGCTGGCCGAGCGGCTCGGGGGCGTGGACCACGTCCTGGTGCTGCACGAGTCCGCCGACACCTCCCTGGCCGCCGTCGCCCCGCCGCCCGGGGGCACGCTGGCCCTGGTCGTCGGTCCCGAGGGTGGCATCACCGACGACGAGCTGGCCCTGCTGGCCGCGGTGGGCGGACGCCCGGTGCTGCTCGGCGACACCGTGCTGCGGACGTCCACCGCCGGCGTGGTCGCGGTCGCCCAGTTGCTCGCCCTGGCCGGGGGAGCGGGCACGGCCTGA
- the dnaJ gene encoding molecular chaperone DnaJ: protein MSTDYYEVLGVARDATEDQIKKAYRKMAMKVHPDVAQTEDAHEKFKQISEAYETLKDPRKRDIYDRGGDPNQAGGFGGAQGFPGGFSQGGFDFTNLVDAMFGGQGSRGPRSRVRRGQDALVRLQLDLAEASFGITKAVRVDTAVLCPVCTGTGSADGGEPTRCTTCHGQGEVTSVQRSFLGDIRSSQPCPACRGYGTVIPNPCHECAGEGRVRSSRSINVKIPAGVATGNRIHLASHGEVGPGGGPAGDLFVELVVRQHDVFRREGDDLEMVVRIPMTAAALGTRVSVQTLASDRPDDDLGPAELEIEVPSGTQSGTRVAVQGEGVPRLRVGGRGDLGVTFMVQTPTRLDDEQRELLRQLAELRDESTAEGHVQKAGKGVFSRLREAFGGHD from the coding sequence ATGAGCACCGACTACTACGAGGTCCTGGGCGTCGCCCGTGACGCGACCGAGGACCAGATCAAGAAGGCCTACCGCAAGATGGCCATGAAGGTGCACCCCGACGTCGCCCAGACCGAGGACGCGCACGAGAAGTTCAAGCAGATCAGCGAGGCCTACGAGACCCTCAAGGACCCGCGCAAGCGCGACATCTACGACCGCGGCGGCGACCCCAACCAGGCCGGCGGCTTCGGCGGGGCCCAGGGCTTCCCCGGCGGGTTCTCCCAGGGCGGCTTCGACTTCACCAACCTGGTCGACGCGATGTTCGGCGGCCAGGGCTCCCGCGGGCCGCGGTCGCGGGTCCGGCGCGGCCAGGACGCCCTCGTCCGGCTCCAGCTCGACCTGGCCGAGGCCTCGTTCGGCATCACCAAGGCGGTCCGGGTCGACACGGCCGTGCTCTGCCCGGTCTGCACCGGGACGGGGTCCGCCGACGGCGGCGAGCCCACCCGCTGCACCACCTGCCACGGCCAGGGTGAGGTGACCAGCGTGCAGCGGTCGTTCCTGGGTGACATCCGCTCCAGCCAGCCCTGCCCGGCCTGCCGCGGCTACGGCACCGTCATCCCCAACCCCTGCCACGAGTGCGCCGGCGAGGGCCGGGTCCGTTCCTCGCGCAGCATCAACGTCAAGATCCCCGCCGGGGTGGCCACCGGCAACCGGATCCACCTGGCCTCCCACGGCGAGGTCGGCCCCGGTGGCGGTCCCGCCGGCGACCTCTTCGTCGAGCTCGTGGTCCGCCAGCACGACGTCTTCCGCCGCGAGGGCGACGACCTGGAGATGGTGGTCCGGATCCCGATGACCGCGGCCGCCCTCGGCACCAGGGTCAGCGTGCAGACCCTGGCCTCCGACCGCCCCGACGACGACCTCGGGCCGGCCGAGCTGGAGATCGAGGTGCCCAGCGGCACCCAGTCCGGCACCCGCGTGGCCGTCCAGGGCGAAGGCGTGCCGCGGCTGCGGGTCGGCGGCCGCGGCGACCTCGGCGTCACCTTCATGGTGCAGACCCCGACCCGTCTGGACGACGAGCAGCGCGAGCTGCTCCGCCAGCTGGCCGAGCTCCGCGACGAGAGCACCGCCGAGGGGCACGTGCAGAAGGCCGGCAAGGGAGTGTTCTCCCGGCTGCGGGAGGCCTTCGGCGGGCATGACTGA
- the hrcA gene encoding heat-inducible transcriptional repressor HrcA, whose protein sequence is MLDDRKLQVLRAIVSDYVSSQEPVGSKALVERHNLGVSPATVRNDMAALEDEGYITQPHTSAGRIPTDKGYRLFIDRLAGVKPLSVAERRAINTFLSGALDLDDVVTRTVRLLAQVTQQVAIVQYPVLSSASVRHVELVSMTPDRVLVIVISSTGKVDQRSIEIPGHAESDLADLRALVNTATVGATLSEAAANLGALSGRVPAHLTAPAAQVTSTLLEILGTSGATRVVVGGVPNLTRFGDEFETTVKPVLEALEEQVVLLKLLGEAAIPGDVTVRIGQENPYRELQTTSLVASAYGSDGDIWASLGVVGPTRMDYPSTMASVRAVARYVGRFLAEG, encoded by the coding sequence GTGCTGGACGACCGGAAGCTGCAGGTGCTGCGCGCCATCGTGTCCGACTACGTCTCCAGCCAGGAGCCGGTGGGGTCCAAGGCCCTGGTCGAGCGGCACAACCTCGGCGTCTCGCCGGCCACCGTCCGCAACGACATGGCCGCGCTGGAGGACGAGGGGTACATCACCCAGCCCCACACCAGCGCCGGACGCATCCCCACCGACAAGGGCTACCGGCTCTTCATCGACCGCCTGGCCGGGGTGAAGCCCCTCTCGGTGGCCGAGCGCCGTGCCATCAACACCTTTCTCTCCGGCGCCCTCGACCTCGACGACGTGGTCACCCGCACCGTGCGGCTGCTGGCCCAGGTGACCCAGCAGGTCGCCATCGTCCAGTACCCGGTGCTGAGCAGCGCCTCGGTGCGTCACGTCGAGCTGGTCTCGATGACCCCCGACCGCGTGCTGGTGATCGTGATCAGCAGCACCGGCAAGGTCGACCAGCGCTCGATCGAGATCCCCGGCCACGCCGAGTCCGACCTGGCCGACCTGCGCGCCCTGGTCAACACCGCGACGGTGGGCGCCACCCTGAGCGAGGCCGCGGCCAACCTCGGCGCCCTCTCCGGACGCGTCCCGGCGCACCTGACCGCTCCCGCCGCGCAGGTCACCAGCACCCTGCTGGAGATCCTCGGCACCTCCGGAGCCACCCGCGTGGTGGTGGGCGGCGTCCCCAACCTGACCCGCTTCGGCGACGAGTTCGAGACCACCGTCAAGCCGGTGCTCGAGGCGCTGGAGGAGCAGGTGGTGCTGCTCAAGCTGCTCGGCGAGGCCGCCATCCCCGGCGACGTGACCGTGCGGATCGGTCAGGAGAACCCGTACCGTGAGCTTCAGACCACGTCGCTCGTGGCCAGCGCCTACGGCAGCGACGGCGACATCTGGGCCAGCCTCGGCGTGGTGGGGCCGACCCGGATGGACTACCCCTCGACGATGGCCTCGGTGCGTGCCGTGGCCCGCTACGTCGGACGGTTCCTCGCCGAGGGCTGA
- a CDS encoding MBL fold metallo-hydrolase — MAAETSGPWHEVADRVWTAVAQPESVSTAVVAGTRGLLVVDPGSSPEQGRGLRASAERLTGLPVLGAVATHAHHDHLFGLGAFDDLLTWGHEGLADALRSEASVAEAVRLGVDVGTLRPPNRPFALATGVDLGDRWVEMAHLGEGHTSSDVVVVVADADVVFVGDLLESATPPWFGEDSAPDVWPATLDSVIGLMASGRVTAVPGHGSPMGFEDALMQRGQIAAVAAEIERLLVAGVPVAEALEQGGWPFPAEHLAGGVRAGYRRLTERGVRPSRQLPITAVD; from the coding sequence GTGGCAGCAGAGACGAGTGGACCGTGGCACGAGGTCGCCGACCGGGTGTGGACGGCGGTGGCGCAGCCGGAGTCGGTGAGCACCGCGGTGGTCGCCGGGACGCGTGGCCTGCTGGTGGTCGACCCGGGCTCCTCGCCGGAGCAGGGGCGGGGGCTGCGGGCCTCGGCCGAGCGGCTGACCGGCCTGCCGGTGCTGGGGGCGGTGGCCACCCACGCCCACCACGACCACCTGTTCGGGCTGGGCGCCTTCGACGACCTGCTCACCTGGGGGCACGAGGGTCTCGCCGACGCCCTGCGGTCGGAGGCCTCCGTGGCGGAGGCCGTGCGCCTCGGGGTGGACGTCGGCACGCTGCGGCCGCCGAACCGGCCGTTCGCGCTGGCCACCGGCGTCGACCTCGGCGACCGCTGGGTGGAGATGGCGCACCTGGGTGAGGGGCACACCAGCTCCGACGTGGTCGTGGTGGTGGCCGACGCCGACGTGGTGTTCGTCGGGGACCTGCTGGAGTCGGCGACGCCGCCGTGGTTCGGTGAGGACTCCGCCCCCGACGTCTGGCCGGCGACCCTGGACTCGGTGATCGGTCTGATGGCCAGCGGTCGGGTCACCGCGGTGCCGGGGCACGGGTCGCCGATGGGCTTCGAGGACGCGCTGATGCAGCGTGGCCAGATCGCCGCCGTGGCGGCGGAGATCGAGCGGCTGCTGGTGGCCGGGGTGCCGGTGGCAGAGGCGCTGGAGCAGGGTGGCTGGCCGTTCCCGGCCGAGCACCTGGCCGGTGGGGTCCGGGCCGGCTACCGGCGGCTGACCGAGCGCGGGGTGCGTCCCAGCCGCCAGCTGCCGATCACCGCCGTCGACTGA
- a CDS encoding inositol monophosphatase family protein, which yields METQAVLQLIESVAAELITPRFRSLADGEVSEKAPGDYVTVADAEAEVALTEALLAAHPGSVVVGEEAVAADASVLDGLAEAEHAWVVDPVDGTRNFVRGSADHAVMVAELRRGETVRAWIHQPQHRASWVAERGAGVWQDGRRLSAPVVPADPADWRGAASRTRWREAVHPPLGPIGQGWWCCGVDYPNLLAGTVDFLVHAPPKPWDHLPGTLMVRELGGEALLLSGERYGPASGGEPLVIGLTREVATTVVGALAV from the coding sequence ATGGAGACCCAGGCCGTGCTGCAGCTGATCGAGTCGGTGGCGGCGGAGCTGATCACCCCGCGCTTCCGCAGCCTCGCCGACGGGGAGGTGAGCGAGAAGGCCCCCGGGGACTACGTCACCGTGGCCGACGCCGAGGCCGAGGTCGCCCTGACCGAGGCCCTGCTGGCCGCCCACCCCGGGTCGGTGGTGGTCGGTGAGGAGGCGGTGGCCGCCGACGCCTCCGTCCTCGACGGGCTCGCCGAGGCCGAGCACGCCTGGGTCGTGGACCCCGTCGACGGCACCCGCAACTTCGTCCGCGGATCGGCCGACCACGCCGTCATGGTGGCCGAGCTGCGTCGCGGCGAGACCGTGCGGGCCTGGATCCACCAGCCTCAGCACCGGGCGTCCTGGGTGGCCGAGCGCGGCGCCGGGGTCTGGCAGGACGGCCGTCGGCTGTCCGCCCCCGTGGTGCCCGCTGACCCCGCCGACTGGCGCGGGGCGGCGTCCCGGACGCGCTGGCGCGAGGCGGTGCACCCCCCGCTCGGACCGATCGGGCAGGGCTGGTGGTGCTGCGGCGTCGACTACCCGAACCTGCTGGCCGGCACCGTCGACTTCCTGGTGCACGCGCCGCCGAAGCCCTGGGACCACCTCCCGGGCACCCTGATGGTCCGCGAGCTCGGCGGGGAGGCCCTGCTGCTGTCGGGGGAGCGCTACGGCCCGGCTTCCGGCGGGGAGCCCCTGGTCATCGGCCTCACCCGCGAGGTGGCCACGACGGTCGTCGGGGCCCTCGCGGTCTGA
- a CDS encoding LacI family DNA-binding transcriptional regulator: protein MGRITIRTIAEACGVSPSTVSNAYNRPGQLSAALRERILATADELGYAGPSAAGRSLRSGRAGAIGVMLSDQLSYAFSDPYAIGFLVGVTQVAERAGVSVLLLNAEAPDGGPDVAAVQRANIDGIITLCIDTPAVVLEHARRRGLTVVSTYAGAGDHHVAIDDVAAGRLVGAHLHELGHRRVAVVVGGLSRTAGQPATLSSIDDLDYVDRVAGLQQGMPGVGLSILSAGFNSFDCGRAAAEGVLALDPVPTAVVGTSDVLALGLQHGLRERGLDVPRDISVAGFDDIDEAGIADLTTVAQPIIEKGRRAAQLLLAEEGERRSEVMAVRLVTRGSTAAPRD, encoded by the coding sequence ATGGGCCGGATCACCATCCGCACGATCGCAGAGGCCTGCGGGGTGTCCCCCTCCACCGTCTCCAACGCCTACAACCGACCCGGGCAGCTGTCCGCGGCGCTGCGGGAGCGGATCCTGGCGACGGCTGACGAGCTCGGCTACGCCGGTCCCAGCGCGGCCGGGCGGTCGCTGCGGTCGGGACGGGCCGGGGCCATCGGGGTGATGCTGTCGGACCAGCTGTCCTACGCCTTCTCCGACCCCTACGCGATCGGCTTCCTGGTCGGGGTGACGCAGGTCGCCGAGCGGGCCGGGGTCAGCGTGCTGCTGCTCAACGCCGAGGCCCCCGACGGCGGGCCGGACGTGGCGGCGGTGCAGCGGGCCAACATCGACGGCATCATCACGCTCTGCATCGACACCCCCGCGGTGGTGCTGGAGCACGCGCGGCGGCGGGGGCTGACGGTGGTGTCGACCTACGCCGGGGCCGGTGACCACCACGTGGCCATCGACGACGTGGCGGCGGGCCGGCTGGTCGGGGCGCACCTGCACGAGCTGGGCCACCGCCGGGTCGCCGTGGTGGTCGGGGGTCTCTCGCGCACCGCCGGCCAGCCGGCCACGCTCTCCAGCATCGACGACCTCGACTACGTCGACCGGGTGGCCGGCCTCCAGCAGGGGATGCCGGGGGTCGGGCTGAGCATCCTCTCGGCGGGGTTCAACTCCTTCGACTGCGGGCGGGCGGCCGCGGAGGGCGTGCTCGCCCTGGACCCGGTTCCGACCGCGGTCGTCGGGACCAGCGACGTGCTGGCGCTCGGGCTCCAGCACGGGTTGCGGGAACGCGGTCTCGATGTGCCCCGCGACATCTCGGTGGCGGGGTTCGACGACATCGACGAGGCCGGCATCGCCGACCTCACCACCGTGGCGCAGCCGATCATCGAGAAGGGTCGTCGGGCCGCGCAGCTGCTGCTGGCCGAGGAGGGTGAGCGGCGGAGCGAGGTGATGGCGGTCCGGCTCGTGACCCGCGGGTCCACCGCCGCGCCGAGGGACTGA
- a CDS encoding DUF3097 domain-containing protein — protein MPSPRSGSTDRYSADVLRPGWQQQGRKKTTDHVLSAGLVVEDAASGFVGAVLRWENAIVVLEDRRGKVRSFPLGAGFLLEGQPVALRAPSRSTAARASSGATHTASGSRVGPKQGARVALPSRIYVEGRHDAELVEKIWGDDLRHVGVVVEFLGGIDDLPSLVEQFGPEKGRRLGVLVDHLVPGSKESRIAEEVARGRGGGFVMVTGHRFIDIWEAVRPERLDIPAWPTVPRGEDWKKGVCARLGWPHAEQADTARAWQHILSRVRSWNDLDPRLNTEVEKLIDFVTQDHLAEE, from the coding sequence GTGCCTTCCCCACGCTCTGGATCGACCGACCGCTACAGCGCCGACGTGCTGCGCCCCGGCTGGCAGCAGCAGGGCCGCAAGAAGACCACCGACCACGTGCTCAGCGCCGGGCTGGTGGTCGAGGACGCTGCCTCGGGCTTCGTCGGTGCGGTGCTGCGCTGGGAGAACGCGATCGTGGTGCTGGAGGACCGTCGGGGCAAGGTGCGCAGCTTCCCCCTCGGTGCGGGGTTCCTGCTCGAGGGGCAGCCGGTGGCGCTGCGGGCGCCGTCGCGGTCCACCGCGGCCCGGGCCAGCAGCGGGGCCACCCACACCGCCTCCGGCTCGCGGGTGGGGCCGAAGCAGGGGGCGCGGGTGGCGCTGCCCAGCCGGATCTACGTCGAGGGACGCCACGACGCCGAGCTGGTGGAGAAGATCTGGGGCGACGACCTGCGCCACGTCGGCGTGGTGGTCGAGTTCCTCGGCGGCATCGACGACCTGCCCTCGCTGGTGGAGCAGTTCGGCCCGGAGAAGGGACGCCGGCTGGGGGTGCTGGTGGACCACCTGGTGCCCGGCTCGAAGGAGTCACGGATCGCCGAGGAGGTGGCGCGGGGTCGCGGCGGCGGTTTCGTGATGGTCACCGGGCACCGCTTCATCGACATCTGGGAGGCGGTCAGGCCCGAGCGGCTGGACATCCCCGCCTGGCCGACGGTGCCCCGGGGCGAGGACTGGAAGAAGGGCGTCTGCGCCCGGCTCGGCTGGCCGCACGCCGAGCAGGCCGACACCGCGAGGGCCTGGCAGCACATCCTCTCCCGGGTGCGCAGCTGGAACGACCTGGACCCGCGGCTGAACACCGAGGTCGAGAAGCTGATCGACTTCGTCACCCAGGACCACCTCGCCGAGGAGTGA
- a CDS encoding DedA family protein — protein MTEILDAVLAAVLALAGSPLVLLVVLVLSAVDGLLPPVPSESVVVALAAVSVSTGSPSLWLLVPAAAVGAWVGDNLAYAVGRRWGPRWLRGPRRTVLREHAARGLERRGAALVFAARYIPVGRVVVNLTAGSSGYPRGRFAVVSGAAALTWAVYSTVIGAAAGHWFADRPLLGVVVGVVGALGIGALVDLLLGRRIRRLGETGAAPEPAGVADATSEVG, from the coding sequence GTGACCGAGATCCTCGACGCCGTCCTCGCCGCGGTCCTGGCCCTGGCCGGGTCCCCGCTGGTGCTGCTGGTCGTGCTGGTCCTGTCCGCGGTCGACGGGCTGCTGCCCCCGGTGCCCAGCGAGTCCGTCGTGGTGGCCCTCGCCGCGGTCTCGGTGAGCACGGGCAGCCCGTCGCTGTGGTTGCTGGTCCCGGCGGCGGCCGTGGGCGCCTGGGTGGGGGACAACCTGGCCTACGCCGTGGGTCGCCGGTGGGGCCCCCGGTGGCTGCGCGGCCCGCGCCGCACCGTCCTGCGCGAGCACGCCGCCCGTGGGCTCGAACGCCGCGGTGCCGCGCTGGTCTTCGCCGCCCGCTACATCCCGGTGGGACGGGTGGTGGTCAACCTCACCGCGGGGAGCAGCGGCTACCCGCGAGGACGCTTCGCCGTCGTGTCCGGGGCCGCGGCGCTGACCTGGGCGGTGTACTCGACCGTGATCGGGGCCGCGGCGGGGCACTGGTTCGCCGACCGGCCGCTGCTCGGCGTCGTCGTCGGGGTGGTCGGGGCGCTGGGGATCGGTGCCCTGGTCGACCTGCTGCTGGGCCGTCGGATCCGCCGGCTGGGGGAGACCGGAGCGGCGCCCGAGCCGGCGGGCGTGGCGGACGCCACCTCGGAGGTCGGCTGA
- the hemW gene encoding radical SAM family heme chaperone HemW, with product MPSTLPDGDPVPADGSLPPEAAVEVAGSELGIYLHVPFCATRCGYCDFNTYTADELGTAPGASRATYVDAALTELDLAARVLGPDAPEVSTVFVGGGTPTLLPPDELGRLLDGVRSRFGLAAGAEVTTESNPETVDEAGLARLVEHGFTRISFGMQSARRHVLKVLDRVHSPGRPQQVARWAREAGFEHVSLDLIYGTPGESLEDWRDSLGSALEGGPDHVSAYALIVEEGTRLAARIKRGEVSMIDDDDLADKYLLAEETLTAAGFSAYEVSNWARTPADRCRHNLAYWRGTSWWGIGPGAHSHVGGVRWWNVKHPARYAERLAAGTTPAHAREVLGTEDRRVEHVLLELRLADGLDPRWLTATERARVPDLVARGLVTDDGRLALTLRGRLLADAVVRDLLD from the coding sequence GTGCCCTCCACCCTGCCCGACGGCGACCCCGTCCCCGCCGACGGCAGCCTGCCCCCGGAGGCGGCGGTCGAGGTGGCCGGGAGCGAGCTGGGCATCTACCTGCACGTGCCCTTCTGCGCCACCCGGTGCGGCTACTGCGACTTCAACACCTACACCGCCGACGAGCTGGGCACCGCTCCCGGGGCCAGCCGCGCCACCTACGTCGACGCGGCGCTGACCGAGCTCGACCTGGCCGCCCGGGTGCTGGGCCCGGACGCCCCGGAGGTGTCCACCGTCTTCGTCGGCGGCGGCACCCCCACCCTGCTGCCACCCGACGAGCTCGGCCGGCTGCTGGACGGCGTCCGCTCCCGCTTCGGGCTCGCGGCCGGTGCGGAGGTGACCACCGAGTCCAACCCCGAGACCGTGGACGAGGCCGGTCTGGCCCGGCTGGTCGAGCACGGGTTCACCCGGATCTCCTTCGGGATGCAGTCGGCCCGCCGGCACGTGCTGAAGGTGCTGGACCGGGTGCACTCGCCCGGACGTCCGCAGCAGGTCGCCCGGTGGGCGCGGGAGGCGGGCTTCGAGCACGTGTCGCTGGACCTGATCTACGGCACGCCGGGGGAGAGCCTGGAGGACTGGCGCGACAGCCTCGGCTCCGCGCTGGAGGGCGGGCCGGACCACGTCAGCGCCTACGCCCTGATCGTGGAGGAAGGCACCCGGCTGGCCGCGCGGATCAAGCGCGGCGAGGTGTCGATGATCGACGACGACGACCTGGCCGACAAGTACCTGCTGGCCGAGGAGACGCTGACCGCGGCCGGTTTCAGCGCCTACGAGGTCAGCAACTGGGCGAGGACGCCGGCCGACCGGTGCCGGCACAACCTGGCCTACTGGCGCGGCACCAGCTGGTGGGGGATCGGCCCGGGGGCGCACAGCCACGTCGGCGGGGTGCGCTGGTGGAACGTCAAGCACCCGGCCCGCTACGCCGAGCGGCTGGCCGCCGGCACCACCCCCGCGCACGCCCGGGAGGTGCTGGGGACCGAGGACCGGCGGGTGGAGCACGTCCTGCTGGAGCTGCGGCTGGCCGACGGCCTGGACCCCCGCTGGCTGACCGCGACCGAGCGCGCCCGGGTGCCGGACCTGGTCGCCCGGGGGCTGGTGACCGACGACGGGCGGCTGGCGCTCACCCTGCGCGGACGTCTGCTGGCCGACGCCGTCGTCCGGGACCTGCTCGACTGA